From one Nematostella vectensis chromosome 7, jaNemVect1.1, whole genome shotgun sequence genomic stretch:
- the LOC5503264 gene encoding xanthine dehydrogenase/oxidase — translation MGRALLILGRSHLNHLRFFCTSHHLLRSPKHLSAAMPATTSNEIVFFVNGKKIVEKKPQPEVTLLQYIRNNLRLTGTKLGCAEGGCGACTVMVSKYNHVADKIEHFSVNGCLAPLCSVDGMAVTTVEGIGSTRTRLHPAQERIANAHGSQCGFCTPGIVMSMYTLLRNNPLPSQKELESAFEGNLCRCTGYRAILDGYRTLTKDGCCGSKGKNGGCCMQSNGTVENDGTNASTPLFKADEFMPLDPTQEPIFPPELMLPEAYKPRSLTIKGDLVTWFRPSSLKELCELKTKHPQAKLVIGNTELGIETKFKNQSYPVLIAPTHIPELTSVQETAEGFTFGASVTLATIEKVLHSAQARLPEYQTRTYSAILEILRWFAGQQIRNVAGVGGNIITASPISDLNPIFIASGSTLKVASLAEDNTVQEREIKFDENFFLGYRKTALKSNEVLVSVHVPFTKQNEYLFAFKQARRRDDDIAIVNAGMRVRLDPTDQWRVKECCLSYGGMAPTTVIALKTSKALVGRLWDESLVDVACPLLEQDLPLAANAPGGQVSYRRSLTTSFFFKFYLMVTQELSKIEGSNVSSLPENYCSGAAIFDKSPPKATQTFQEVPADQKPEDVVGRPLRHLSASKQATGEAVYCDDIPPYKDELYLGLVLSQRAHAKIISIDASKAVKMPGVQAFVSADDVPGCNKSGPVIPDELVFYNHEVTSTGQAIGAVVAETQAQAQRAAKAVKIEYEDLPRILTIEDAIAANSYIDPPLKIENGDLEAGFRASDHVIEGEMRTGAQEHFYLETHATIAVPKGEDGEMELFCSTQNPTTTQSMVAAVLGVQRNRIVVRVKRMGGGFGGKETRSCWLSAAVAVAASRTGKPVRCMLDRDEDMKTGGTRHPFLARYKVGFTKDGRIQALDIQLYNNAGHSLDLSRAVMERAVFHSDNCYRIPNIRVVGHLCRTNTPSNTAFRGFGGPQGMMFAESWIDDVAATCGLTRRQIREANFYREGDRTFFNMQLTQCHLGRVWSELIDKSEYERRLESAAEFNRQNRWKKRGIALTPTMFGIAFSLLSLNQGGALVHVYTDGSVLVTHGGTEMGQGLHTKIVQIASRVLDVPTSKIHLSETSTNTVPNSSPTAASASTDIYGMAVLNACEKIVRRIEPYKKANPKGTWNDWVMAAYSDRTSLSADGFYKIPDIGYNWDTNSGDPFRYFSFGAACSEVEIDCLTGDHQVLRTDIVMDVGNSVNPAIDIGQVEGAFVQGQGMFTMEEVRFSQEGFLWTTGPGAYKIPGFSDIPVEFNVHLLRSAPNDKAVCSSKAVGEPPLFLASSVFYAIKEAIRSARRDAGVEGIFRLDSPATSERIRMACTDSFTKQFPANTDPELKDFNVSI, via the exons ATGGGACGTGCTCTATTGATCCTAGGTCGGAGTCATTTAAACCACTTACGTTTTTTTTGTACATCCCATCACCTCTTGCGCTCCCCAAAACATTTATCTGCTGCCATGCCGGCGACAACATCGAACGAAATCGTGTTCTTCGTCAATGGAAAAAAG ATCGTTGAGAAGAAACCACAGCCAGAGGTGACCCTGCTGCAGTACATTCGTAATAATC TGCGACTTACCGGGACCAAGCTAGGATGTGCCGAGGGTGGGTGTGGCGCATGCACTGTAATGGTATCCAAGTACAACCATGTGGCCGACAAGATTGA ACACTTTTCTGTGAATGGCTGCCTTGCTCCTCTGTGTTCGGTTGATGGAATGGCTGTTACCACAGTAGAGGGAATTGGAAGCACCAGGACCAGACTACACCCTGCACAG GAGCGAATTGCAAATGCTCATGGTTCTCAGTGTGGTTTTTGTACTCCGGGTATTGTCATGTCCATGTACACCCTGCTCAGAAACAACCCTCTACCATCACAAAAGGAGCTGGAGAGTGCATTTGAAG GCAATCTCTGCCGATGCACTGGATACCGTGCCATTCTTGATGGCTACAGAACACTCACAAAG GATGGGTGTTGTGGAAGCAAAGGCAAAAATGGTGGTTGCTGTATGCAGTCAAATGGAACTGTTGAGAATGATGGTACCAAT GCTTCAACTCCTTTGTTTAAAGCTGATGAGTTCATGCCACTTGATCCGACGCAGGAACCCATATTTCCACCAGAGCTAATG CTCCCTGAGGCCTACAAACCCAGAAGCCTTACCATCAAGGGTGATCTGGTCACGTGGTTTCGCCCCTCATCACTCAAGGAGCTCTGCGAGTTGAAGACCAAGCACCCACAGGCCAAACTAGTCATCGGAAACACCGAGTTAG GAATTGAAACAAAGTTCAAGAACCAGTCCTACCCAGTCCTAATCGCTCCCACACACATCCCTGAGCTTACATCTGTCCAAGAAACAGCTGAAGGCTTCACCTTTGGCGCTTCGGTAACCTTGGCAACCATAGAGAAGGTTCTACACAGCGCTCAAGCTCGCCTGCCAg AGTACCAGACGAGAACCTACTCCGCCATATTAGAGATACTTCGGTGGTTCGCCGGTCAGCAGATTCGCAACGTTGCC GGAGTCGGGGGAAACATTATAACAGCAAGTCCCATCTCTGACCTGAACCCGATCTTCATCGCCTCCGGGAGCACACTCAAGGTCGCATCCTTGGCAG AAGACAACACTGTGCAGGAAAGGGAAATCAAATTCGATGAGAATTTCTTCTTGGGATATCGAAAGACTGCCTTAAAATCCAATGAAGTGCTAGTGTCAGTCCATGTGCCATTCACCAAACAG AACGAGTATCTGTTCGCCTTCAAGCAAGCTAGGCGACGTGATGACGACATCGCTATTGTCAACGCCGGCATGAGAGTGAGGCTGGACCCAACTGACCAATGGCGAGTAAAGGAGTGCTGCCTTAGTTACGGTGGGATGGCACCTACGACTGTCATTGCTCTCAAGACCTCTAAGGCTCTTGTTGGGAG ATTATGGGACGAGAGTCTAGTAGACGTCGCATGCCCCCTACTAGAACAAGACCTTCCTTTAGCAGCCAATGCCCCCGGGGGACAAGTGTCTTATCGCCGGTCCTTAACCACTAGCTTTTTCTTCAAGTTTTATCTCATGGTCACACAAGAACTCAGTAAGATAGAG GGCTCAAATGTCTCAAGTCTTCCGGAAAACTACTGTAGTGGTGCAGCTATATTTGACAAGTCACCGCCAAAAGCCACCCAGACATTTCAG GAGGTTCCCGCTGACCAAAAACCCGAGGATGTTGTGGGCCGACCCTTGAGGCACCTCTCGGCAAGCAAACAGGCGACCGGGGAGGCTGTGTATTGTGATGATATACCACCATACAAAG ATGAGCTGTATCTTGGCCTTGTGCTGAGCCAGCGCGCCCACGCAAAAATCAT CTCTATTGATGCCAGTAAAGCCGTCAAGATGCCTGGTGTACAGGCTTTTGTCAGTGCAGATGACGTACCAGGTTGTAACAAATCCGGCCCGGTTATCCCTGATGAGCTGGTGTTTTATAATCACGAG GTTACCTCGACGGGGCAGGCGATAGGTGCGGTAGTGGCAGAGACTCAGGCCCAGGCCCAACGTGCAGCCAAGGCCGTGAAGATTGAGTACGAGGATCTTCCAAGGATCCTGACGATAGAG GACGCCATTGCCGCCAATTCCTACATAGACCCTCCGCTCAAGATAGAAAACGGCGACCTTGAGGCGGGCTTCAGAGCCTCCGATCACGTGATCGAGGGTGAGATGAGGACCGGTGCCCAG GAACACTTTTATCTTGAGACCCATGCTACCATAGCTGTACCAAAAGGAGAAGATGGAGAAATGGAGTTATTCTGCTCCACGCAGAATCCTACCACAACACAG TCTATGGTTGCTGCCGTGCTTGGAGTCCAGAGAAATCGGATTGTAGTGCGAGTTAAACGCATGG GTGGAGGGTTTGGCGGCAAAGAGACTCGGAGCTGCTGGCTTTCTGCTGCTGTAGCTGTCGCAGCGAGCAG GACGGGAAAACCCGTGCGGTGCATGCTGGACAGGGACGAGGACATGAAGACAGGGGGCACCAGGCATCCCTTCCTCGCTCGCTACAAA GTTGGTTTTACCAAAGATGGCAGGATCCAGGCCTTGGATATTCAGTTGTATAACAACGCTGGACACTCTTTGGATCTCTCGAGAGCG GTCATGGAACGTGCCGTGTTTCATTCTGACAACTGTTACCGCATACCGAATATCCGGGTTGTTGGACATCTGTGTCGGACGAACACTCCGAGTAACACGGCTTTCAGGGGATTTGGGGGGCCACAG GGGATGATGTTTGCCGAGTCATGGATTGACGATGTGGCTGCAACATGCGGTCTTACTCGACGACAG ATTCGCGAGGCGAACTTCTATCGCGAGGGGGACCGGACCTTTTTTAACATGCAGCTGACCCAGTGCCATCTCGGGCGCGTGTGGAGTGAGTTGATTGACAAGTCGGAGTATGAGAGGCGACTGGAAAGTGCGGCCGAGTTCAACAGACAGAACCGCTGGAAAAAGCGCGGGATAGCTCTGACACCTACCATGTTCGGCATTGCATTCTCCCTGTTGTCTTTGAATCAG GGCGGTGCGCTGGTCCACGTGTACACAGACGGGTCAGTTCTTGTGACTCACGGGGGAACTGAGATGGGGCAAGGCCTGCATACCAAGATTGTCCAGATCGCGTCACGGGTGCTTGATGTCCCCACATCCAAGATCCACCTGAGCGAGACGAGCACGAACACGGTTCCCAACTCTTCCCCTACCGCGGCGTCAGCATCCACCGATATCTACGGCATGGCGGTCCTG AACGCGTGTGAAAAAATCGTCAGGAGAATTGAACCGTACAAGAAGGCAAACCCCAAAGGCACATGGAATGACTGG GTAATGGCTGCCTATTCGGACCGCACGAGTCTCTCTGCAGACGGATTCTACAA GATACCCGATATAGGCTATAACTGGGACACGAACTCTGGTGACCCGTTCAGGTATTTTTCGTTCGGCGCAGCGTGTTCCGAAGTGGAAATCGACTGCTTAACAGGAGACCACCAG GTTCTCCGGACAGACATCGTGATGGATGTAGGGAACAGTGTGAACCCGGCGATCGACATCGGACAG GTGGAAGGAGCATTCGTCCAGGGCCAGGGAATGTTCACAATGGAAGAAGTGCGTTTTTCACAGGAGGGTTTTCTTTGGACGACAGGGCCTGGGGCATATAAGATCCCAGGATTCTCTGATATCCCGGTCGAGTTCAACGTCCATTTACTTCGAAGTGCACCGAATGATAAAGCGGTCTGCAGTTCCAAG GCTGTTGGCGAGCCGCCATTATTCCTTGCTTCGTCTGTGTTCTACGCCATCAAGGAAGCGATTCGCAGTGCAAG GCGTGACGCGGGTGTTGAAGGCATCTTCAGACTGGATAGTCCCGCCACTAGTGAGCGAATCAGGATGGCCTGCACCGATAGCTTCACTAAGCAG
- the LOC116610936 gene encoding uncharacterized protein LOC116610936 — MIKAMEDTDSDYDLNYMVFEEDAYDLREFVKRFSLPQIVRVLDGFLDLNEENTLSMDQVLTLHSAQTTRVLRMTDSSGLQLEVPTTLNLMVDVVSKRAKVYTARELNEAAPVFVRPLKEDKRIGITSDDVLKIEESSSENKHIVLCTVVKTGTQFRIPLTYQGAFEAYCKHDVLKISDVHKYYEFPCEMNVRKDDATADSEQWGQLYKLKELQALSQFTNQIIIASIRYKNRVSVLQLPADLEVTVRPAKGAQKTDLRENKIYDDIRHAIHKNTQLDQLSQHNLNKVRQANQAAIVENIYEYVEDIKVRIRHHEEKTPGDSAPARQSDNEYAGLKRDASPNEYAGLTGNIKTREYAGLTGDVSTDEYTGLVTMGKPSEYAECRPEFVGKPQTQPLSPTTTSDFSEGNLSEKNSKKPPPPPRPPKKNSIGGPAPPTSPTVKDEPKTREKLENLTVYEVSDCLRQLNMDCYVERFQEEQIDGNMLVELTPDIMAQSLGVTNKLHQIKLAKFIQGWRPK; from the coding sequence ATGATAAAGGCTATGGAGGACACAGATAGCGACTACGACCTTAACTACATGGTCTTTGAAGAAGACGCGTATGACCTGAGAGAGTTCGTGAAGCGGTTTTCTTTGCCGCAGATTGTTCGCGTTTTGGACGGTTTTCTCGACCTTAACGAAGAGAACACTCTATCAATGGACCAGGTACTAACCTTACACTCAGCACAAACCACTCGCGTGCTTAGAATGACGGATAGCTCAGGACTACAACTCGAGGTCCCGACGACTTTAAACTTAATGGTTGATGTGGTTTCAAAACGGGCTAAAGTCTACACGGCTAGAGAGCTAAACGAAGCAGCTCCAGTATTCGTGCGTCCTTTAAAAGAAGACAAGCGAATAGGGATAACTTCCGatgatgttttgaaaattgaaGAGTCGAGCAGTGAGAATAAGCATATTGTACTGTGCACTGTAGTAAAAACGGGAACACAATTCCGTATCCCGCTAACATACCAAGGAGCATTTGAAGCGTATTGCAAACATGATGTTTTGAAGATATCAGACGTCCATAAATACTACGAGTTTCCTTGCGAAATGAACGTGAGAAAGGATGATGCAACGGCAGATAGCGAGCAGTGGGGACAGCTATACAAACTGAAAGAACTCCAGGCACTGAGCCAGTTTACCAATCAAATTATCATCGCGAGTATTCGGTACAAAAACAGAGTGAGCGTGTTGCAGCTACCTGCCGACTTGGAGGTCACAGTTCGACCAGCGAAAGGCGCACAGAAGACTGACTTGAGGGAAAATAAGATTTACGACGACATTCGCCATGCCATCCACAAAAACACCCAATTGGACCAGCTCAGTCAACACAACCTGAACAAAGTGCGACAGGCCAACCAAGCAGCAATTGTCGAGAATATCTATGAGTATGTTGAAGATATTAAAGTGAGAATTCGTCACCACGAAGAAAAGACACCAGGGGACAGTGCACCCGCGAGGCAAAGCGACAACGAGTACGCCGGGCTAAAAAGGGATGCAAGTCCAAACGAGTACGCCGGGCTAACGGGTAATATAAAAACACGCGAGTACGCCGGGCTAACGGGTGATGTAAGCACAGACGAGTATACCGGGCTGGTGACCATGGGAAAACCGTCGGAATATGCCGAATGCAGGCCTGAGTTCGTCGGCAAACCTCAAACGCAACCCTTGAGTCCGACAACCACAAGTGATTTCTCTGAAGGTAATCTTTCGGAAAAGAATTCTAAGAAGCCGCCCCCTCCTCCAAGACCCCCTAAAAAGAACTCCATAGGTGGGCCAGCCCCTCCGACTTCCCCGACAGTCAAGGACGAGCCGAAAACCCGCGAGAAGCTCGAGAATCTAACGGTGTATGAAGTGAGCGATTGCCTGCGGCAGCTGAACATGGATTGCTACGTGGAGCGCTTCCAAGAGGAGCAGATTGATGGCAATATGCTGGTGGAGCTCACTCCTGACATCATGGCGCAGTCCCTCGGGGTTACCAACAAACTGCATCAGATAAAACTGGCGAAATTCATCCAAGGCTGGCGCCCCAAATAG
- the LOC116610935 gene encoding uncharacterized protein LOC116610935 — protein MDVKSMEWSEVSYSIVDLLAKHSLPCVVKVSEGYYDTSNETTISTDEVLVLHRTNTARYFVATTEHCSDLLIPTHLETNVQIEERIVPKVFNSVKRIAEIKPDFIVAKHDQPWLKVQKDEVLRVRETVKDRAGEHLRCTLRNDESREVNIPLSYQADFESYEEARIMMLSELESRTSFPLKVKFIDETIKINLDGIIEGKKEFKLADLGRVTLKEIISKTSVLVSDIKGSRESVMRIPMEISITLEVGKTGVTTRYLDGLLRDVKDWVDNDNIRINNEDATVEKIYEDLESGDEEHEYFEVAPARPPRNTQQTARNSEESEEESENDYEEYDAEDEVFDSQSQSLPMAPTVRPTAPQRGKSESNLSVKSKLEAHGISLPGLSFLRRKKAPPIPPRRPIREAVGQHDQKPPPCPPKPLSLSDTSTLRHNSQTSPTFIRHDSEAPPIPVRKTSEIPQTKTHGPSLVKELSESFSSVFCKHTPPPERTTDTKTFGGTPSDEKQRESPATRVSEMSPKPARPPSDYTTTTPRYVFETKVREDKETVEDKPASNITQAPPDAIQARQLSLPDKLQNLSVPEVAECLEALNMPQYSSNFLDQQIDGRVLVELTEDMLKDSLGMTDKLHRMKLIKFINGWRPIYDSFR, from the coding sequence atggaCGTTAAGTCCATGGAGTGGAGCGAAGTTTCGTACAGCATTGTAGATTTGCTTGCCAAGCACTCTCTCCCGTGTGTAGTCAAAGTCAGCGAGGGATACTATGATACGAGCAACGAGACGACGATTTCGACGGATGAGGTCTTAGTCTTGCACCGTACAAACACAGCGCGGTATTTCGTCGCTACTACCGAGCATTGCAGCGATTTACTCATACCGACACACCTAGAGACAAATGTGCAGATAGAGGAACGCATCGTGCCGAAAGTCTTCAATAGCGTGAAGAGGATAGCCGAGATAAAGCCAGACTTTATAGTCGCGAAGCACGATCAGCCATGGCTGAAGGTGCAAAAAGATGAAGTACTGAGAGTCCGGGAAACTGTGAAGGATAGAGCCGGAGAGCATTTACGGTGCACTTTACGGAATGATGAGAGTAGGGAGGTAAATATCCCGTTGTCATATCAAGCGGATTTTGAATCTTATGAGGAAGCGAGGATAATGATGCTTTCAGAGCTCGAATCGAGGACCTCTTTTCCGCTAAAGGTGAAATTTATTGACGAGACAATAAAGATCAATCTGGATGGCATAATCGAGGGAAAAAAAGAGTTCAAATTGGCCGATTTAGGGAGGGTGACACTTAAAGAAATTATCAGTAAGACTTCAGTACTGGTTAGTGATATCAAGGGTAGTCGCGAATCGGTGATGAGAATCCCAATGGAAATCAGTATCACACTAGAGGTGGGTAAGACAGGCGTGACCACACGGTACCTTGACGGGCTGTTGCGTGACGTAAAAGATTgggttgacaatgacaatatAAGAATTAACAATGAGGACGCGACAGTGGAAAAGATCTACGAGGATTTGGAATCGGGAGATGAGGAGCACGAATACTTTGAAGTAGCGCCAGCGAGACCACCTCGCAATACGCAACAAACTGCACGCAATTCAGAGGAGAGTGAGGAGGAAAGCGAGAATGATTATGAAGAATACGATGCCGAAGATGAGGTTTTCGATTCACAATCACAGTCACTCCCGATGGCTCCAACGGTACGCCCGACGGCACCACAACGAGGAAAGTCGGAGTCCAATTTATCTGTCAAGTCAAAACTCGAAGCTCATGGAATCAGCCTTCCGGGGCTTTCTTTCCTCAGGCGCAAGAAAGCTCCGCCAATCCCCCCAAGACGTCCGATTCGGGAGGCGGTCGGACAACACGATCAGAAGCCACCTCCATGTCCTCCGAAACCGCTATCACTGTCTGATACTTCGACACTTCGGCATAATTCCCAAACCTCGCCGACATTTATCCGACATGACTCCGAAGCACCCCCGATACCTGTCCGAAAAACATCCGAAATTCCTCAGACAAAAACACATGGTCCGTCTCTTGTTAAAGAGCTTTCTGAGTCATTCTCTTCCGTTTTTTGCAAGCACACGCCGCCTCCAGAGAGAACAACAGACACAAAAACATTCGGGGGAACACCTTCAGACGAGAAACAAAGGGAGTCACCTGCCACACGTGTTTCCGAAATGTCTCCGAAACCTGCTCGACCACCTTCCGACTACACTACGACAACTCCCCGTTATGTCTTTGAAACCAAGGTGAGAGAGGATAAAGAGACTGTAGAGGATAAACCAGCTTCGAATATCACCCAAGCGCCACCGGATGCCATTCAAGCGAGGCAGCTCAGTTTACCGGACAAACTTCAAAATCTGAGCGTACCAGAAGTGGCTGAGTGTCTAGAGGCGCTTAACATGCCGCAGTATTCGAGCAATTTTCTTGATCAGCAGATTGACGGGAGGGTGTTGGTGGAATTGACTGAGGATATGTTGAAGGATTCTTTAGGTATGACGGATAAATTACATCGCATGAAATTGATCAAGTTCATAAACGGATGGAGACCCATCTATGACAGCTTTAGATAA
- the LOC125568239 gene encoding uncharacterized protein LOC125568239: protein MTESSSSSSDENKGYESEEFAEVETQFEPYTDEPLAPPGYREEVDEESNDPDGLRPQILADREDEIIPVQKWCQCQHCAKNELSGALEHRCCREIENVQGKLTFDGSIENLSCITLHEDYRAMTNKAVLQNVAPLLKARTGQAYRRRTGVSENEFLRLVAYRWIIRWICGYIGWGNTCPLFACIYNDIRTRYQTRHLRPRGYQEARS from the exons ATGACTGAGAGTTCGTCGAGTTCATCAGACGAAAACAAAGGCTACGAAAGTGAGGAGTTTGCCGAGGTAGAGACCCAGTTTGAGCCCTACACGGATGAACCTCTCGCACCTCCGGGCTACAGGGAAGAAGTTGATGAGGAATCGAACGACCCCGATGGCCTGAGGCCCCAGATCCTGGCCGACAGAGAGGATGAGATAATACCTGTCCAGAAATG GTGCCAGTGTCAACATTGTGCAAAGAATGAGCTAAGCGGCGCTCTTGAGCATCGATGCTGTAGAGAAATTGAGAATGTTCAAGGCAAACTAACATTCGACGGTTCGATTGAGAACTTATCATGCATCACACTGCACGAGGACTACAGAGCAATGACTAACAAGGCCGTCCTTCAAAACGTGGCGCCATTGCTGAAGGCAAGGACAGGGCAAGCATACAGGCGGCGTACAGGAGTATCGGAGAACGA ATTTTTGAGGTTAGTTGCCTATCGCTGGATAATTCGGTGGATATGTGGCTATATAGGATGGGGAAACACTTGCCCATTGTTTGCGTGCATTTATAATGACATACGGACAAGATATCAGACACGGCACCTACGGCCAAGGGGATATCAGGAGGCCAGGAGCTGA